The window ATGTTTCGGGTTTCTAACCCGGTTATTGCGCTTCTGAATGTTTGACAGCAAATCGCCCGATGCGGCCAAGATGGGTAAAGCCAAATCCCTCCGGGCATTTGAGTCCGTAACCCAGCGCCCGATCGAAGCCGATGTGGGCACACCAGATTAAACCGGCACATTGCAGTGCCGGAGACGGAACCGTAAAACCTATCACCAGGCTGGTAATGGCACCGATGTAGGAATGTGCGGTGTTATAGCTAATGGCGCCAACTTTGGCGCCGGCGAAATAACCAAGCAAAGATAGATCGGGCACCAGGAAGTAGATTGCGAAAGTACTCCAGTCCAGATCGAGTTTTGCGTAAGCGATACAGGCTGCAACTAGCATGCAAAATCCCTCCAGCCGCAATAAAACACGAACGGCACCTGTTGTTTCACCTAGCATTTTGACTCCAGCAATTCCTGCATAGAAACTGATTGTTTTGGGTTAATTACAACTCAGGTTGATGTCTTGCAACAACTGTCAGTGTTGACAGGGTATGGTTTGAAACTTGTAATTTCCGGCGCGCAGCCCGCTTATTATCCGGCTATAACTGCAATCCAGGATTTGCTATGTATCGACAAGCTCTCTTGGCATATTGCATCTCACTCGGCCCCCATGAATGCCAACATTAAATTCATTTGCGCAGCCAACATGGGAACGCCGGTGTGGATGACTTTCCCTTGTCCGGACGCTTCCTGGAGTAGCGGCGTCATTTCCGGTGCTATAACGCATTCGGCTACCAGATCACAACGTCTTATCATCTGTTTGGCAATCGGCAGATCATCATTTGGTTTCATGCCGAGAGAAGTGCCGTTGATCGCGATGTCGTAGTGCGAAGTTGCCTGGATTGCTGTTGTTACCTCAACTTGAGGATAAACATCAGTGACTCGCTCCAACAGACCGCTGGCTCTTTCCGGTGTTCGATTCTGTATGCAGAGTGAAGCGCAGCCGTGTTTTGCAAGGGCAAAAGCAATAGCCGATGCCGCACCTCCGGCCCCGACCAGAAGGACGCGCGCACCTTTCACGCTGTATCCGGCTCCGGCTAATCCGGCAATAAAACCCTCACCGTCCAGCATGGTGCCGATGAGGCGGCCGTCTCGGTTTCGGCGAACCACATTCACGGCGCCGACCAGGCGTGCCTCCGGGGTAAGTTCATCGACTAAACGAGCAGTAACGACTTTGTGAGGCATGGAGACGACTGCGCCGCCAAAGTTGTTTAAAGTTCGCAGGCCTGCAAAAAATGACAGGTAGCCTTCGGCAGACACGTGCATCGGCAACATAACGAACGAACCCAAAAGCCCGCTGTCTTGCAGTAATGCGTTTGCCATGGCGGGCGTTCTAGCCTGGCTGACGGGGTCGGCGATGACGCCAAGTATTTTGGTGTTCCCGGTAATCGAGGCAAGCATGTATTTTCGATTCTGCATAAAAGTGAGGCGTTGTCCCTTTGCATGTCATGTTGGATGATATTGATATACTCCATATTTCCAATAGCCGCCGCCCGGCTTTGAGGGACCAACCCAGTTTCTGGCTAACAACTCCTGGGCGATGAAGTAATTAACGAAACCATGTCCCACCAACAAGACACTTTTATGCTCACGCGCCATGTCTATTAATGTCGATGCGGCAACTTGCGCCCGCTTTTTTGCCATGTAGAGCGATTCGCCGTTTCGCGAGAATCCAATTACCGACAGACACCGCAACAGTATGCCCCAGGCTTCGACCGACATCGTCAATGTACCCTGTTTGAAATGAGGGATAGCAATTTCCCGAAATAGTGGATCGCTCAGTAAAATATCGCTAAATCCTAATGCCTTGGCCGACTCTAAAGAACGAGTAAAATCGCTACATACGGCAACATGGCATGCCGAAGCGCGCTGCTTGGCGGTTTCCGGCGGTTCGTCCGCTATACCGGATAAATCATAACGGCTGATAATCTCGCCTATGTCCCGCGCTTTGGCTTTGCCTTTTAGCTCGACCGTGGGCTTACCGTGCCTGATT of the Methylomonas sp. MK1 genome contains:
- a CDS encoding histidine phosphatase family protein, whose translation is MEITLIRHGKPTVELKGKAKARDIGEIISRYDLSGIADEPPETAKQRASACHVAVCSDFTRSLESAKALGFSDILLSDPLFREIAIPHFKQGTLTMSVEAWGILLRCLSVIGFSRNGESLYMAKKRAQVAASTLIDMAREHKSVLLVGHGFVNYFIAQELLARNWVGPSKPGGGYWKYGVYQYHPT
- a CDS encoding shikimate dehydrogenase family protein, producing MLASITGNTKILGVIADPVSQARTPAMANALLQDSGLLGSFVMLPMHVSAEGYLSFFAGLRTLNNFGGAVVSMPHKVVTARLVDELTPEARLVGAVNVVRRNRDGRLIGTMLDGEGFIAGLAGAGYSVKGARVLLVGAGGAASAIAFALAKHGCASLCIQNRTPERASGLLERVTDVYPQVEVTTAIQATSHYDIAINGTSLGMKPNDDLPIAKQMIRRCDLVAECVIAPEMTPLLQEASGQGKVIHTGVPMLAAQMNLMLAFMGAE
- a CDS encoding DUF4260 domain-containing protein, yielding MLGETTGAVRVLLRLEGFCMLVAACIAYAKLDLDWSTFAIYFLVPDLSLLGYFAGAKVGAISYNTAHSYIGAITSLVIGFTVPSPALQCAGLIWCAHIGFDRALGYGLKCPEGFGFTHLGRIGRFAVKHSEAQ